A single region of the Austwickia chelonae genome encodes:
- a CDS encoding ABC transporter ATP-binding protein has protein sequence MTTPALAVHAQVTDRNLHLDLDIHRGDVLAVVGPNGAGKSSLLRLVTGQLHPTTGTVHIDGTLVSGPGRHLPTHQRRIALLDQRPLLFDHLDILDNVAFGLRATGTRRRAARTIAHTHLDNVGCAELAHRRTWQISGGQAQRIALARALATEPRLLLLDEPMAALDITVAATTRSLLRDLLTSPERTAVLVTHDVIDALALADRLAVIDGGRVVTEGKVADLLTCPRTVFLADLVGVNLLRGVASGPDRIDVEGVPLTGVPADRSLHLGRDAWASIPPAAIGVHLADPGGSPRNHLPAVVTAVEPRGALARVSAVLPGGEVLSADLTAAAVVELELRPGAAVQLVVKATQVRLYER, from the coding sequence ATGACCACCCCGGCACTCGCCGTCCACGCCCAGGTCACCGACCGCAACCTCCACCTCGACCTCGACATCCACCGCGGCGACGTCCTCGCCGTTGTCGGCCCCAACGGCGCCGGAAAATCCTCACTCCTCCGCCTCGTCACCGGACAACTACACCCCACCACCGGCACCGTCCACATCGACGGCACCCTCGTCAGCGGACCAGGACGACACCTCCCCACCCACCAACGCCGTATCGCCCTCCTCGACCAACGCCCCCTGCTCTTCGACCACCTCGACATCCTCGACAACGTCGCCTTCGGCCTACGCGCCACCGGCACCCGCCGCCGCGCAGCCCGCACCATCGCCCACACCCACCTCGACAACGTCGGCTGCGCCGAACTCGCCCACCGACGCACCTGGCAGATCTCCGGCGGACAAGCCCAACGCATCGCCCTCGCCCGCGCCCTCGCCACCGAACCCCGACTCCTTCTCCTCGACGAGCCCATGGCCGCCCTCGACATCACCGTCGCCGCGACCACCCGCTCCCTGCTCCGCGACCTCCTCACCAGCCCGGAACGCACCGCCGTCCTCGTCACCCACGACGTCATCGACGCCCTCGCGCTCGCCGATCGACTCGCCGTCATCGACGGGGGACGGGTCGTCACCGAAGGAAAGGTCGCTGACCTCCTCACCTGTCCTCGTACGGTTTTTCTCGCCGACCTGGTCGGGGTGAACCTCCTCCGGGGGGTTGCCTCCGGGCCGGACCGCATCGACGTCGAGGGCGTTCCTCTCACCGGGGTACCGGCCGACCGCTCTCTGCATCTCGGTCGAGATGCGTGGGCGAGCATCCCGCCCGCCGCCATCGGTGTCCACCTTGCCGATCCCGGCGGCAGCCCCCGCAACCATCTGCCTGCTGTCGTCACCGCTGTCGAACCGCGTGGTGCCTTGGCCCGGGTGAGTGCCGTGCTTCCTGGCGGGGAGGTGCTGTCGGCAGATCTCACCGCTGCGGCCGTTGTCGAGCTCGAACTCCGGCCTGGTGCGGCGGTTCAGCTCGTGGTCAAGGCGACTCAGGTTCGCCTGTACGAACGGTGA